Within the Saccharopolyspora gloriosae genome, the region CTAGGTCGAGCGTGTTCTCCGGCGCGGCCGCGTCGCGGCGCTTGGAGTCGGAGCTCCGAGAATGTGCACCCCGCCGATGTCGACGGGCTTGTTCCGGCACGGGTGCCGAACCGGTCCCGGCACCGCATGGACGTGCGACGGCCAAGAGCCGAGATCAACTACTTGCCCCCAGGCGTGCGGTCGCCCGCACGGCCGCCCACGAGCGCGGACGGCTCAGCACAGTTTAGATGCCCCGTTCGAGTGGTGCGGGCGAACCCGGCGTCGAACCGGCCGAGGAACGTGTGAGCACAGTACGTTCGTCGAGGTCACAGCGTTAAGACAAGCGACTTGAGCTGTCGGCGAACACTGAGCTCCGCCTTCGACTGATCACGCTCCGCGACCCGAGATCAACTCAGGTGACTCCCGAACGTGTCAGACCCCCGGTCCCTGATCGCGGCCGGATCGGTGAGCAGCTGCTGCAGTGCGAGCTGCCCCGCACCGATCATGAGCAGGTCCGCGCCGAGCGCCGCAGGCACGATCCGCACCCCCTCCGAGGCGGGACCGACCGATTGCTCGCGCACGAGTCCGGCCAGCCGCTCCGGATCGGCGCGCAGCACGTCCGCGAGGAAGCCGCCGAGCACCACGAGCTCCGGGTTGAGCACGTTGATCGCGTTGCTGACCGCGACGCTGAGCACCCGGGCCTGGCGGGCGAGCTCAGCGCGGACCGCCGGGTCGGCCGATGCCGCGAGGGCTTCGGAGAGCTCGACCTGATCCGCCGATTCGAGACCCACGAGTTCGAGCAGCCGCGCACGGCTCACCTCGTCCTCCAAGGTTCCGTCTTCGACCGCGCGGTCGGCCGGATCGCGGATTCCCGGCCGGTTCCTGCCGAATTCGCCCGCGTAACCACCGAACCCGCCGAGCGGCGCACCGCCGGTGATGACGCCGCCGCCGATGCCACTCGCGCCGCCGTTGAGGTAGACGAGATCGCGCACGCCGGCGCCGGCGCCGAAGATGTGCTCGGCCAGCGCGCCCAGGCTCGCGTCGTTCGCGGCGAACGCCGGGTGCCCCGTCGCGCGGAGCAGGGCGGCGGCGATCGACTCCTCCCGCCAGCCGAGGTGCGGCGCCCACCGGACCACGCCGTCGGCCTCCCGGACCAGGCCGGGGACGGCGACGCCGATGCCCGCCACGCGGCGGCCCGCGAGTTCCGGTTCCGCTAGGTTCCCGACGACGATCTCAACGGTTTCCGCCACCGTGACCGGGTGGGCCACCTCGTTCCGGATCCGGGTCCGGACCGCGCCGCCGAGGCTGACCACTCCGACGGTGACCGCGTCCAGCTCGGGGTTCACGGTGATCGCGACGCAGTCCGGGTCCGGGTGCACCACCGGTGAGGGGCGGCCGACGCGCGCGGTGCTCTCCGGGCCGGACTCGAGGACGAACCCCATGCCGGTGAGCTCGGCGATCAGGGCGGCGACGGTGGAGCGGCTGAGCCCGGTGGCGCGCGTGATCTCGGCGCGGGAGAGCGATCCCTTGCGGTGCACGAGATCCAGCACCGTCGCGAGGTTGCCCCGCCGCACGCGATCCAGGTTGCTGCCGCGCATCGATCGCCCTTCGTTCGGACCAAGCCTCGGGTGTTGTCACCGGTTCACCGGGAACCCTATTATGTTTTTCAAACGAACAAATCAAAGGGAGTCGAGTGATCATGAGCCTCACCCCCACCCCGGCCG harbors:
- a CDS encoding ROK family transcriptional regulator gives rise to the protein MRGSNLDRVRRGNLATVLDLVHRKGSLSRAEITRATGLSRSTVAALIAELTGMGFVLESGPESTARVGRPSPVVHPDPDCVAITVNPELDAVTVGVVSLGGAVRTRIRNEVAHPVTVAETVEIVVGNLAEPELAGRRVAGIGVAVPGLVREADGVVRWAPHLGWREESIAAALLRATGHPAFAANDASLGALAEHIFGAGAGVRDLVYLNGGASGIGGGVITGGAPLGGFGGYAGEFGRNRPGIRDPADRAVEDGTLEDEVSRARLLELVGLESADQVELSEALAASADPAVRAELARQARVLSVAVSNAINVLNPELVVLGGFLADVLRADPERLAGLVREQSVGPASEGVRIVPAALGADLLMIGAGQLALQQLLTDPAAIRDRGSDTFGSHLS